In Citrus sinensis cultivar Valencia sweet orange chromosome 2, DVS_A1.0, whole genome shotgun sequence, a single genomic region encodes these proteins:
- the LOC102613219 gene encoding uncharacterized protein LOC102613219: MAEDLVLDLEELRQLRSIAKRPRIVSLINSEIHTLEKLSKEEGPAPVPTPAKVSSTPALNYITLGSFSWDQDNEKVKIYISLEGVVQDKMEAEFKQWSFDVKFHDVQGKNYRFTSPRLNQEIVPEKSKVLVKPTRVVIMLFKASKGNWLDLQYKEDKLKPNLDKERDPMAGIMDLMKNMYEEGDDEMKRTIAKAWTDARSGKTADPLKGYP, from the exons ATGGCGGAGGATTTGGTGCTGGATTTGGAAGAGCTAAGACAACTACGGAGCATCGCAAAACGACCTCGTATCGTCTCTCTTATTAACTCTGAGATTCATACCTTGGAGAAG TTGTCAAAAGAGGAAGGTCCAGCTCCAGTTCCAACACCAGCTAAGGTCTCTTCTACTCCAGCACTCAACTATATTACGCTTGGATCATTCAGCTGGGATCAGGATAATGAAAAAGTCAAG atatatatttctttagaGGGAGTAGTCCAGGATAAAATGGAAGCAGAGTTCAAGCAGTGGTCCTTTGATGTCAAATTCCATGATGTCCAAGGGAAGAATTACCGGTTTACTAGCCCAAGGTTGAACCAGGAGATTGTTCCTGAGAAAAGCAAGGTGCTGGTTAAACCCACAAGGGTTGTCATCATGCTCTTTAAAGCTTCAAAGGGAAATTGGTTAGACTTACAGTACAAAGAGGATAAG CTGAAGCCAAATCTGGATAAAGAACGAGATCCTATGGCTGGAATTATGGATTTGATGAAG AATATGTACGAGGAAGGTGACGACGAAATGAAGCGAACAATTGCAAAAGCTTGGACAGATGCTAGATCTGGTAAAACAGCTGATCCTCTGAAGGGATATCCCTAA
- the LOC102612917 gene encoding uncharacterized protein LOC102612917, whose amino-acid sequence MALSSAFRERLEQMEQTRNQRLSILQAEKEVQGKKSQILESKLESVRLTERRCLLLDQKIASQNFKIATLKSEIEILDSKYQAHSQKLRKLKSEIEEVEETEKEKERYYVLKGNEMKEFRENVENFVEECQLRIEELRDQFSKLNSTFKKLQGNNGHLSNPEIVAAEMRKSQLLATKDNVHRNLASKYQLRAQLQMQLQNLLNAQNQDCPSSLKGQS is encoded by the exons ATGGCGCTCTCTTCTGCCTTTCGAGAAAGGCTAGAGCAAATGGAACAAACGAGAAACCAACGCCTCTCAATCCTCCAG GCAGAGAAAGAAGTGCAAGGGAAAAAGTCTCAAATTTTAGAATCGAAGCTCGAGAGTGTAAGGTTGACGGAACGAAGGTGTTTGTTACTCGATCAAAAAATTGCGTctcagaatttcaaaattgCCACTCTCAAATCCGAGATCGAGATCCTCGATTCCAAGTATCAAGCACATTCGCAAAAACTGAG GAAATTGAAGAGTGAGATAGAGGAGGTGGAGGAAACGGAGAAAGAGAAGGAGAGGTATTACGTGTTAAAAGGTAATGAAATGAAGGAGTTTCGTGAAAATGTGGAGAATTTTGTCGAGGAATGTCAGTTGCGAATTGAAGAGTTGAGAGACCAATTCTCTAAG cTTAATTCTACCTTCAAGAAACTTCAAGGCAACAATGGACATTTGAGCAATCCTGAAATAGTTGCAGCTGAGATGAGAAAGTCTCAACTTCTGGCTACCAAAGACAACGTGCACAGAAACTTGGCTTCTAAGTACCAGCTAAGAGCACAGTTGCAAATGCAGCTccagaatttattaaatgcacAAAATCAAGACTGTCCCAGTTCACTCAAAGGCCAAAGCTAA
- the LOC102612609 gene encoding glucan endo-1,3-beta-glucosidase 11 — protein sequence MATFCRNIALIPFFLLLSLTFSDFGVTCLGVNYGQVANNLPPPDKVVDLLSSLKITKSRIYDTNPQVLTAFANSNIELIVTVENQMLAVLVDPQQALQWVSTHIKPYFPATKITGIAVGNEVFTDDDTSLIQNLVPATVSIHGALVQLGLDKYIQVSTPNSLAVLEESYPPSAGSFKTEVAGIMSQYLQFLSSTKAPFWINAYTYFAYKDAPNRISLDYALFNPNSGMVDPYTKLHYDNMLYAQVDAAIFAMARLGYNGIEVRVSETGWPSKGDPNEVGATVVNAATYNKNLLRRQMANEGTPLRPNMRLEVYLFALFNEDMKPGPTSERNYGLFQPDGTMAYNVGLSALSTPSSSSTPSSASISLASSATKAANKENQSLVNWMLVFLLTFRAFM from the exons ATGGCAACTTTTTGCAGGAATATTGCCTTGAtcccattttttcttttactttctcTCACTTTCTCAG ATTTTGGAGTCACCTGTCTTGGAGTTAACTATGGACAAGTAGCTAACAATTTGCCGCCGCCCGACAAGGTTGTTGATCTCTTAAGCTCTCTTAAGATCACAAAATCAAGAATTTATGACACAAATCCTCAAGTCTTAACAGCATTCGCAAACTCCAACATTGAGCTTATAGTCACTGTTGAAAACCAAATGCTGGCTGTTTTAGTGGATCCTCAACAAGCACTTCAATGGGTAAGCACCCACATCAAGCCATACTTTCCGGCCACAAAGATCACCGGCATCGCAGTCGGAAACGAGGTCTTCACCGACGATGACACGTCACTGATACAGAACCTTGTCCCAGCCACTGTCAGCATTCATGGTGCTTTAGTTCAATTAGGCCTTGATAAGTACATTCAAGTTTCTACACCTAATTCCTTAGCGGTTTTAGAAGAATCATATCCTCCTTCAGCCGGTAGTTTCAAAACCGAAGTTGCCGGAATCATGTCACAGTATTTACAGTTCTTGTCAAGTACCAAGGCACCATTTTGGATTAATGCATATACATATTTTGCATACAAAGATGCTCCAAATAGGATTTCCTTAGATTATGCACTTTTTAATCCTAACTCAGGCATGGTTGATCCATACACAAAACTTCACTACGACAACATGCTATACGCACAAGTGGATGCTGCTATTTTCGCCATGGCTAGGTTGGGGTATAATGGTATTGAAGTTAGGGTTTCGGAGACCGGGTGGCCATCGAAAGGCGACCCCAACGAGGTCGGCGCCACCGTTGTGAATGCGGCAACATACAATAAGAATTTGTTGAGAAGGCAAATGGCAAATGAAGGGACACCATTGAGGCCAAATATGAGGCTAGAAGTTTACTTGTTTGCATTATTCAATGAGGATATGAAGCCTGGGCCAACTTCTGAAAGAAATTACGGTCTCTTTCAACCTGATGGCACTATGGCTTACAATGTGGGGCTCTCTGCCCTTTCAaccccttcatcatcatcaacaccATCATCAGCTTCAATTTCTCTAGCTTCATCTGCCACTAAG GCAGCAAACAAGGAAAATCAAAGCTTGGTGAACTGGATGTTAGTGTTTTTGCTGACCTTTCGAGCTTTTATGTGA
- the LOC107175503 gene encoding uncharacterized protein LOC107175503 — MSSKKQEAVKVVLMDTQYVETDPVSFKSVVQKLTGKDSSVAWIKESNSSSAADSRREVISVEVNKLEGEVVNDDNNNYNVSPVSMLSKGVSFKDLEVNRLIFDLEFPPPEELQWLWA; from the coding sequence ATGTCAAGCAAAAAGCAAGAAGCCGTTAAGGTAGTACTAATGGATACTCAGTACGTAGAGACTGACCCCGTCAGCTTCAAATCCGTCGTTCAGAAGCTTACGGGCAAGGATTCTAGCGTTGCATGGATTAAAGAAAGCAACTCATCATCAGCAGCAGATTCAAGGAGAGAAGTTATATCAGTTGAGGTTAATAAGCTTGAAGGCGAAGTCGTCAacgatgataataataattataatgtgtCACCGGTTTCCATGTTATCAAAAGGCGTGTCGTTTAAGGACTTGGAGGTTAATAGGCTGATCTTCGACTTGGAGTTCCCTCCGCCGGAGGAGTTGCAGTGGCTGTGGGCATAA
- the LOC102612108 gene encoding cullin-4 isoform X1, whose protein sequence is MSLPNKRTASNNNSNNYSPSAMKKAKSQAVACSVDTANKNGLHHDNDAVFDPSSISLDDDLKPDEPRQQAAANLSRKKAQPPQPAKKLVIKLLKAKPTLPTNFEEDTWAKLKLAIKAIFLKQPTSCDLEKLYQAVNDLCLHKMGGNLYQRIEKECEEHISAAIRSLVGQSPDLVVFLSLVERCWQDLCDQMLMIRGIALYLDRTYVKQTPNVRSLWDMGLQLFRKYLSSYSEVEHKTVTGLLRMIERERLGEAVDRTLLNHLLKMFTALGIYSESFEKPFLECTSEFYAAEGMKYMQQSDVPDYLKHVEIRLHEEHERCLLYLDVSTRKPLIATAERQLLERHISAILDKGFTMLMDGHRTEDLQRMYSLFSRVNALESLRQALAMYIRRTGHGIVMDEEKDKDMVSSLLEFKASLDTIWEQSFSKNEAFCNTIKDAFEYLINLRQNRPAELIAKFLDEKLRAGNKGTSEEELEGTLDKVLVLFRFIQGKDVFEAFYKKDLAKRLLLGKSASIDAEKSMISKLKTECGSQFTNKLEGMFKDIELSKEINESFKQSSQARTKLPSGIEMSVHVLTTGYWPTYPPMDVRLPHELNVYQDIFKEFYLSKYSGRRLMWQNSLGHCVLKAEFPKGKKELAVSLFQTVVLMLFNDAQKLSFQDIKDATGIEDKELRRTLQSLACGKVRVLQKLPKGRDVEDDDSFVFNEGFTAPLYRIKVNAIQMKETVEENTSTTERVFQDRQYQVDAAIVRIMKTRKVLSHTLLITELFQQLKFPIKPADLKKRIESLIDREYLERDKNNPQIYNYLA, encoded by the exons ATGTCTCTCCCCAACAAACGCACAGccagcaacaacaacagcaacaattaTTCACCTTCGGCAATGAAGAAGGCCAAGTCCCAAGCCGTGGCCTGCTCTGTGGACACCGCCAACAAGAACGGTCTCCACCACGACAACGACGCCGTTTTCGATCCCTCTTCTATTTCTCTCGATGACGATCTTAAGCCCGACGAACCCCGACAACAAGCCGCCGCCAATTTATCCCGCAAAAAAGCCCAGCCCCCTCAGCCCGCCAAAAAACTTGTCATCAAGCTCCTCAAAG CTAAACCCACACTGCCTACAAATTTTGAGGAGGATACATGGGCAAAGCTGAAGTTAGCTATAAAAGCAATATTCTTGAAACAACCAACTTCCTGTGATTTGGAAAAGCTATATCAG GCTGTCAATGATCTTTGCCTGCACAAGATGGGGGGAAACCTTTATCAGCGAATTGAAAAGGAGTGTGAAGAACATATATCTGCTGCAATTCGATCGTTGGTCGGTCAAAGCCCTGACTTGGTGGTTTTCTTATCACTGGTTGAGAGATGCTGGCAGGATCTTTGTGATCAGATGTTGATGATTCGTGGTATAGCTTTGTATCTAGATAGAACATATGTGAAACAAACACCAAATGTGCGTTCATTGTGGGACATGGGATTGCAGCTTTTCCGGAAATATCTTTCTTCATATTCAGAAGTTGAGCACAAAACCGTCACTGGTCTTTTAAGGATGATTGAGAGGGAAAG ATTAGGTGAAGCTGTTGATAGGACACTCCTTAATCATCTATTGAAGATGTTCACCGCTCTGGGAATTTACTCAGAAAGCTTTGAGAAACCATTTCTTGAGTGCACGTCGGAGTTTTATGCCGCCGAAGGCATGAAATACATGCAGCAATCAGATGTTCCAGATTACTTGAAGCACGTGGAG ATAAGGTTGCATGAAGAACATGAAAGATGTTTACTATACCTTGATGTAAGCACAAGAAAGCCACTTATAGCAACTGCCGAAAGGCAACTTCTTGAACGACATATATCTGCAATTCTCGACAAG GGGTTCACAATGCTGATGGATGGCCATCGTACTGAGGACCTACAGAGGATGTACTCACTATTTTCAAGGGTCAATGCTCTCGAATCATTAAGGCAGGCCCTTGCTATGTACATTCGTAGAACTGGGCATGGCATTGTCATGGATGAAGAGAAAGATAAAGATATGGTTTCGTCTCTTTTGGAGTTCAAGGCTTCTCTTGATACAATATGGGAACAAAGCTTCTCAAAGAATGAAGCATTTTGCAACACAATAAAGGACGCATTTGAGTATCTAATTAATCTTCGTCAG AACCGACCTGCTGAGCTGATTGCAAAGTTTCTGGATGAGAAGCTTCGGGCTGGAAATAAGGGTACTTCAGAAGAGGAATTGGAGGGTACACTTGATAAAGTTCTAGTTTTATTCAGGTTTATTCAG GGTAAAGATGTGTTTGAAGCATTCTATAAAAAGGATCTTGCAAAAAGGTTACTGTTGGGGAAGAGTGCTTCCATTGATGCAGAGAAATCTATGATTTCCAAG CTAAAGACTGAATGTGGCAGCCAATTTACAAACAAACTTGAAGGGATGTTCAAG GATATTGAATTATCAAAGGAGATAAATGAGTCCTTCAAACAGTCATCCCAGGCCAGGACAAAACTCCCATCAGGGATTGAGATGAGTGTCCATGTCTTGACAACCGG GTACTGGCCCACATATCCCCCCATGGATGTTAGGCTTCCTCATGAACTGAATGTCTATCAG GACATTTTTAAGGAGTTCTATTTAAGCAAGTACAGTGGAAGGCGCTTAATGTGGCAAAATTCATTAGGTCACTGTGTGTTGAAAGCTGAGTTTCCTAAAGGTAAAAAGGAGCTGGCAGTTTCCCTATTTCAG ACAGTCGTTTTGATGTTATTTAACGATGCTCAAAAGCTTAGTTTTCAAGATATTAAGGATGCCACTGGCATAGAAGATAAGGAACTGAGGAGGACTCTACAGTCTCTTGCTTGCGGTAAAGTACGCGTCCTGCAAAAG TTGCCAAAGGGAAGGGATGTGGaggatgatgattcatttgTGTTCAATGAAGGATTTACTGCTCCCCTTTATCGTATTAAG GTAAATGCTATACAGATGAAGGAAACAGTGGAAGAAAACACTAGCACCACTGAAAGAGTATTTCAGGACCGTCAATATCAG GTGGATGCTGCCATTGTTCGGATAATGAAGACTAGAAAAGTGTTGAGTCACACACTTCTAATAACCGAACTCTTCCAACAG CTGAAATTTCCTATAAAGCCGGCCGATCTGAAGAAAAGGATTGAGAGCCTTATCGATAGGGAGTACCTGGAGCGTGACAAGAACAATCCGCAGATATATAATTACCTGGCCTAG
- the LOC102612108 gene encoding cullin-4 isoform X2: MKKAKSQAVACSVDTANKNGLHHDNDAVFDPSSISLDDDLKPDEPRQQAAANLSRKKAQPPQPAKKLVIKLLKAKPTLPTNFEEDTWAKLKLAIKAIFLKQPTSCDLEKLYQAVNDLCLHKMGGNLYQRIEKECEEHISAAIRSLVGQSPDLVVFLSLVERCWQDLCDQMLMIRGIALYLDRTYVKQTPNVRSLWDMGLQLFRKYLSSYSEVEHKTVTGLLRMIERERLGEAVDRTLLNHLLKMFTALGIYSESFEKPFLECTSEFYAAEGMKYMQQSDVPDYLKHVEIRLHEEHERCLLYLDVSTRKPLIATAERQLLERHISAILDKGFTMLMDGHRTEDLQRMYSLFSRVNALESLRQALAMYIRRTGHGIVMDEEKDKDMVSSLLEFKASLDTIWEQSFSKNEAFCNTIKDAFEYLINLRQNRPAELIAKFLDEKLRAGNKGTSEEELEGTLDKVLVLFRFIQGKDVFEAFYKKDLAKRLLLGKSASIDAEKSMISKLKTECGSQFTNKLEGMFKDIELSKEINESFKQSSQARTKLPSGIEMSVHVLTTGYWPTYPPMDVRLPHELNVYQDIFKEFYLSKYSGRRLMWQNSLGHCVLKAEFPKGKKELAVSLFQTVVLMLFNDAQKLSFQDIKDATGIEDKELRRTLQSLACGKVRVLQKLPKGRDVEDDDSFVFNEGFTAPLYRIKVNAIQMKETVEENTSTTERVFQDRQYQVDAAIVRIMKTRKVLSHTLLITELFQQLKFPIKPADLKKRIESLIDREYLERDKNNPQIYNYLA, translated from the exons ATGAAGAAGGCCAAGTCCCAAGCCGTGGCCTGCTCTGTGGACACCGCCAACAAGAACGGTCTCCACCACGACAACGACGCCGTTTTCGATCCCTCTTCTATTTCTCTCGATGACGATCTTAAGCCCGACGAACCCCGACAACAAGCCGCCGCCAATTTATCCCGCAAAAAAGCCCAGCCCCCTCAGCCCGCCAAAAAACTTGTCATCAAGCTCCTCAAAG CTAAACCCACACTGCCTACAAATTTTGAGGAGGATACATGGGCAAAGCTGAAGTTAGCTATAAAAGCAATATTCTTGAAACAACCAACTTCCTGTGATTTGGAAAAGCTATATCAG GCTGTCAATGATCTTTGCCTGCACAAGATGGGGGGAAACCTTTATCAGCGAATTGAAAAGGAGTGTGAAGAACATATATCTGCTGCAATTCGATCGTTGGTCGGTCAAAGCCCTGACTTGGTGGTTTTCTTATCACTGGTTGAGAGATGCTGGCAGGATCTTTGTGATCAGATGTTGATGATTCGTGGTATAGCTTTGTATCTAGATAGAACATATGTGAAACAAACACCAAATGTGCGTTCATTGTGGGACATGGGATTGCAGCTTTTCCGGAAATATCTTTCTTCATATTCAGAAGTTGAGCACAAAACCGTCACTGGTCTTTTAAGGATGATTGAGAGGGAAAG ATTAGGTGAAGCTGTTGATAGGACACTCCTTAATCATCTATTGAAGATGTTCACCGCTCTGGGAATTTACTCAGAAAGCTTTGAGAAACCATTTCTTGAGTGCACGTCGGAGTTTTATGCCGCCGAAGGCATGAAATACATGCAGCAATCAGATGTTCCAGATTACTTGAAGCACGTGGAG ATAAGGTTGCATGAAGAACATGAAAGATGTTTACTATACCTTGATGTAAGCACAAGAAAGCCACTTATAGCAACTGCCGAAAGGCAACTTCTTGAACGACATATATCTGCAATTCTCGACAAG GGGTTCACAATGCTGATGGATGGCCATCGTACTGAGGACCTACAGAGGATGTACTCACTATTTTCAAGGGTCAATGCTCTCGAATCATTAAGGCAGGCCCTTGCTATGTACATTCGTAGAACTGGGCATGGCATTGTCATGGATGAAGAGAAAGATAAAGATATGGTTTCGTCTCTTTTGGAGTTCAAGGCTTCTCTTGATACAATATGGGAACAAAGCTTCTCAAAGAATGAAGCATTTTGCAACACAATAAAGGACGCATTTGAGTATCTAATTAATCTTCGTCAG AACCGACCTGCTGAGCTGATTGCAAAGTTTCTGGATGAGAAGCTTCGGGCTGGAAATAAGGGTACTTCAGAAGAGGAATTGGAGGGTACACTTGATAAAGTTCTAGTTTTATTCAGGTTTATTCAG GGTAAAGATGTGTTTGAAGCATTCTATAAAAAGGATCTTGCAAAAAGGTTACTGTTGGGGAAGAGTGCTTCCATTGATGCAGAGAAATCTATGATTTCCAAG CTAAAGACTGAATGTGGCAGCCAATTTACAAACAAACTTGAAGGGATGTTCAAG GATATTGAATTATCAAAGGAGATAAATGAGTCCTTCAAACAGTCATCCCAGGCCAGGACAAAACTCCCATCAGGGATTGAGATGAGTGTCCATGTCTTGACAACCGG GTACTGGCCCACATATCCCCCCATGGATGTTAGGCTTCCTCATGAACTGAATGTCTATCAG GACATTTTTAAGGAGTTCTATTTAAGCAAGTACAGTGGAAGGCGCTTAATGTGGCAAAATTCATTAGGTCACTGTGTGTTGAAAGCTGAGTTTCCTAAAGGTAAAAAGGAGCTGGCAGTTTCCCTATTTCAG ACAGTCGTTTTGATGTTATTTAACGATGCTCAAAAGCTTAGTTTTCAAGATATTAAGGATGCCACTGGCATAGAAGATAAGGAACTGAGGAGGACTCTACAGTCTCTTGCTTGCGGTAAAGTACGCGTCCTGCAAAAG TTGCCAAAGGGAAGGGATGTGGaggatgatgattcatttgTGTTCAATGAAGGATTTACTGCTCCCCTTTATCGTATTAAG GTAAATGCTATACAGATGAAGGAAACAGTGGAAGAAAACACTAGCACCACTGAAAGAGTATTTCAGGACCGTCAATATCAG GTGGATGCTGCCATTGTTCGGATAATGAAGACTAGAAAAGTGTTGAGTCACACACTTCTAATAACCGAACTCTTCCAACAG CTGAAATTTCCTATAAAGCCGGCCGATCTGAAGAAAAGGATTGAGAGCCTTATCGATAGGGAGTACCTGGAGCGTGACAAGAACAATCCGCAGATATATAATTACCTGGCCTAG
- the LOC102612108 gene encoding cullin-4 isoform X3: protein MGGNLYQRIEKECEEHISAAIRSLVGQSPDLVVFLSLVERCWQDLCDQMLMIRGIALYLDRTYVKQTPNVRSLWDMGLQLFRKYLSSYSEVEHKTVTGLLRMIERERLGEAVDRTLLNHLLKMFTALGIYSESFEKPFLECTSEFYAAEGMKYMQQSDVPDYLKHVEIRLHEEHERCLLYLDVSTRKPLIATAERQLLERHISAILDKGFTMLMDGHRTEDLQRMYSLFSRVNALESLRQALAMYIRRTGHGIVMDEEKDKDMVSSLLEFKASLDTIWEQSFSKNEAFCNTIKDAFEYLINLRQNRPAELIAKFLDEKLRAGNKGTSEEELEGTLDKVLVLFRFIQGKDVFEAFYKKDLAKRLLLGKSASIDAEKSMISKLKTECGSQFTNKLEGMFKDIELSKEINESFKQSSQARTKLPSGIEMSVHVLTTGYWPTYPPMDVRLPHELNVYQDIFKEFYLSKYSGRRLMWQNSLGHCVLKAEFPKGKKELAVSLFQTVVLMLFNDAQKLSFQDIKDATGIEDKELRRTLQSLACGKVRVLQKLPKGRDVEDDDSFVFNEGFTAPLYRIKVNAIQMKETVEENTSTTERVFQDRQYQVDAAIVRIMKTRKVLSHTLLITELFQQLKFPIKPADLKKRIESLIDREYLERDKNNPQIYNYLA, encoded by the exons ATGGGGGGAAACCTTTATCAGCGAATTGAAAAGGAGTGTGAAGAACATATATCTGCTGCAATTCGATCGTTGGTCGGTCAAAGCCCTGACTTGGTGGTTTTCTTATCACTGGTTGAGAGATGCTGGCAGGATCTTTGTGATCAGATGTTGATGATTCGTGGTATAGCTTTGTATCTAGATAGAACATATGTGAAACAAACACCAAATGTGCGTTCATTGTGGGACATGGGATTGCAGCTTTTCCGGAAATATCTTTCTTCATATTCAGAAGTTGAGCACAAAACCGTCACTGGTCTTTTAAGGATGATTGAGAGGGAAAG ATTAGGTGAAGCTGTTGATAGGACACTCCTTAATCATCTATTGAAGATGTTCACCGCTCTGGGAATTTACTCAGAAAGCTTTGAGAAACCATTTCTTGAGTGCACGTCGGAGTTTTATGCCGCCGAAGGCATGAAATACATGCAGCAATCAGATGTTCCAGATTACTTGAAGCACGTGGAG ATAAGGTTGCATGAAGAACATGAAAGATGTTTACTATACCTTGATGTAAGCACAAGAAAGCCACTTATAGCAACTGCCGAAAGGCAACTTCTTGAACGACATATATCTGCAATTCTCGACAAG GGGTTCACAATGCTGATGGATGGCCATCGTACTGAGGACCTACAGAGGATGTACTCACTATTTTCAAGGGTCAATGCTCTCGAATCATTAAGGCAGGCCCTTGCTATGTACATTCGTAGAACTGGGCATGGCATTGTCATGGATGAAGAGAAAGATAAAGATATGGTTTCGTCTCTTTTGGAGTTCAAGGCTTCTCTTGATACAATATGGGAACAAAGCTTCTCAAAGAATGAAGCATTTTGCAACACAATAAAGGACGCATTTGAGTATCTAATTAATCTTCGTCAG AACCGACCTGCTGAGCTGATTGCAAAGTTTCTGGATGAGAAGCTTCGGGCTGGAAATAAGGGTACTTCAGAAGAGGAATTGGAGGGTACACTTGATAAAGTTCTAGTTTTATTCAGGTTTATTCAG GGTAAAGATGTGTTTGAAGCATTCTATAAAAAGGATCTTGCAAAAAGGTTACTGTTGGGGAAGAGTGCTTCCATTGATGCAGAGAAATCTATGATTTCCAAG CTAAAGACTGAATGTGGCAGCCAATTTACAAACAAACTTGAAGGGATGTTCAAG GATATTGAATTATCAAAGGAGATAAATGAGTCCTTCAAACAGTCATCCCAGGCCAGGACAAAACTCCCATCAGGGATTGAGATGAGTGTCCATGTCTTGACAACCGG GTACTGGCCCACATATCCCCCCATGGATGTTAGGCTTCCTCATGAACTGAATGTCTATCAG GACATTTTTAAGGAGTTCTATTTAAGCAAGTACAGTGGAAGGCGCTTAATGTGGCAAAATTCATTAGGTCACTGTGTGTTGAAAGCTGAGTTTCCTAAAGGTAAAAAGGAGCTGGCAGTTTCCCTATTTCAG ACAGTCGTTTTGATGTTATTTAACGATGCTCAAAAGCTTAGTTTTCAAGATATTAAGGATGCCACTGGCATAGAAGATAAGGAACTGAGGAGGACTCTACAGTCTCTTGCTTGCGGTAAAGTACGCGTCCTGCAAAAG TTGCCAAAGGGAAGGGATGTGGaggatgatgattcatttgTGTTCAATGAAGGATTTACTGCTCCCCTTTATCGTATTAAG GTAAATGCTATACAGATGAAGGAAACAGTGGAAGAAAACACTAGCACCACTGAAAGAGTATTTCAGGACCGTCAATATCAG GTGGATGCTGCCATTGTTCGGATAATGAAGACTAGAAAAGTGTTGAGTCACACACTTCTAATAACCGAACTCTTCCAACAG CTGAAATTTCCTATAAAGCCGGCCGATCTGAAGAAAAGGATTGAGAGCCTTATCGATAGGGAGTACCTGGAGCGTGACAAGAACAATCCGCAGATATATAATTACCTGGCCTAG
- the LOC102611820 gene encoding uncharacterized protein LOC102611820 — protein sequence MAAITVAIIAIAGVVLGWIAIEMACKPCLEKGREAIDRSLNPDYDPDGDADTNIRAPLYPHHPAAAPSPSPSDPAV from the coding sequence ATGGCTGCAATAACAGTAGCGATAATAGCGATAGCGGGAGTGGTGCTGGGTTGGATTGCAATTGAGATGGCGTGTAAGCCTTGTCTCGAAAAAGGCCGTGAAGCTATTGACCGATCCCTCAATCCCGATTACGATCCCGATGGCGATGCCGATACCAATATTCGCGCACCTCTTTACCCTCATCATCCCGCTGCTGCTCCATCTCCATCTCCCTCTGATCCCGCCGTCTGA